Genomic window (Clarias gariepinus isolate MV-2021 ecotype Netherlands chromosome 4, CGAR_prim_01v2, whole genome shotgun sequence):
GGGCGGAGGTCTGAGCAGTCCGGTTCCGTCTGCAGTCGGCGCAGAAAGAAAACACTCACTCTACTAAAGTGCCGCTAAACATGTGCTTGGACAAGTTCTAGTTTCTCTCACGTTCTGCCTGCCAGAGCGTGTAACAAataatggttgtgtgtgtgtgagaacatcTGTCTGGAGATACAGATAGGCACAGGCGGTCTTCAACTCTGGGGGggaatgttttttctttgaagATGTTGTTTATTATGGGTTCGTTTCCACGTGAGCGGGCTGAAGTTAAGTTGATCTCCGAGTGTAACCGGAGCTGCGAGTGACTTCATGATGACTTGCAGCCGCTTTCACCGGCGGGTTAGTCATTGTTTGGCTGTGCGTCGAGTGACTCGTCTGGACTATCCGTACACGTATTTGTCTGCAAGTACGTCACGTGCGCTCGCTCGCTCACTCTGTATTTATCAGGATGTGCACCGACATGCTCATACAAAGACACCCCACCGCTAATTACACCCTCCCACCTTGAACCGTGCAACATGATACTTGTAGATGAAGCAGTCCAGCTCTAAACGCTagcataagcacacacacaccaaccatCAAACACTTTTGATGTTCCTTTGACTTTAAAGCATGCTGTAATTTCAGGAAGGTATCTTTCAACGTGTGTTCGGTTTCTTTAAACCTGTAAATGTTTCtcagtacataaaaataatctaacGGATCAATGCGTGACAGCTTTATATCTTTGCCTAAAAGCCCCCTCTCTGAGAGTCATGCCTCATGCGCCTGTGCGTGTTTTTTCCAGGAAAGCGTACATATTGAAGCGATTAGAAAGTGCCTATCCGAGCCAAAGCATCAAGCTCAGTCTCAGGATTTGTTTAGGCcgtgatttatttacattacacaCGTAAAAATCCCCCAAGCACATGCAGACTTGTAAAGATCCCCCAAGCACATGCAGGCACATTTTTATCCTCAGGTTTTCGAGTGACCCGTGTTTTTAATGTGTTCGCAGGGATCGGGAAGGTGAAGCGGAAAACAGGGATGAGGGATACGGCGTCAAACGCGGAGGCGGATTTTTACCCAGACAACGGCGAGCGGCTGTACGACCTGAACCTGCCGGCGCTGGTGAAATTTAACTACACCGCCGAGCGTGAGGACGAGCTGTCGCTGGTGAAGGGCACCAGGGTCATCGTCATGGAGAAATGCAGCGACGGCTGGTGGAGAGGCAGCTACAATGGGCGCTCCGGCTGGTTCCCTTCCAACTACGTGACCGAGGACGCGGACGGCTCGGCCAGCAACGACATGATGGGCCTGTCGGAGAAGCTGGCCGCTGTGGTCCACAGCGCGAACGGCAACCGGGTGCTCCACACGGTCCAGGCCCTGTACCCGTTCAGCTCGGGAAACGACGAGGAGCTGAACTTCGAGAAAGGGGAAGTGATGGATGTCCTGGAGAAACCGGAGAACGACCCGGAGTGGTGGAAGTGCCGCAAAGCAGACGGGCAGGTCGGCCTCGTACCCAAGAACTACGTCACCATACTGCAGGAGTCGCAGAACTCTGGGAGCATGGCCGGACCCCCGACGCCCGACTTCGACTACATCGAGCCTTCCGGGAGCGGGCGCTTTGCGGGGAAGGAGTGGTACTACGGCAAGGTGACCCGGCACCAGGCGGAAGTGGCGCTCAACCAGAGGGGGATAGAGGGGGACTTCCTCATCAGAGACAGCGAGTCTTCGGTAAGGGGTTGATCTGTGATTAAATCGACCACgctacttttatttcttttaagtaTCAACTATTTTGTTCTACAGTAAAACATAGCGTTGTGATTTGGAGAAGGTAAAGCCGAGCTTAATGGATAATCTGGATGATCATGATGTCATGTAGCTGAGCTTGGGGAGGCTCGGAGTTTTAAAGAGTGTTCCGcataatttattacaatatgTGATTTAATAGgaaatttatttctaaatataaGGTTGGACCACGCCCACTTCTAGTTTAAATGTATACGAATATTGTTGTACCTCTAGAACTACCGACGTCTCCAAGTTCAGAGTAATAACTAATAATTGCTTGAGTTTGAGatgaaattaaagtgttttggaAGCAAATTtagagtttaaaatataaaaataggcATTTATCGGCCACATCCAAAATttgcgggtttttttttttggctctggAACGTAACTCGTATTTACAGATACTGGTATTATGTTACGCCTCTATTTTTATTGATAGCTTTAATATtagtttgcttattttatttatttttgttaaacctgTTCCATGCTCCTGTGTCATCCTgtgtaatctctctctctctctttctctctctctttctctctctcaatcactctctctctctctctctctctctgtccatgtACAGCCCAACGACTTCTCCATATCACTGAAGGCCCAGGCCAAAAACAAGCATTTCAAAGTGCAGTTGAAGGACAGCCTGTACTGCATCGGACAACGCAAGTTCAGTTCCATGGAGGAGCTGGTGGAACACTACAAAAAGGCGCCGATCTTCACCAGCGAGCAGGGCGACAAACTGTACCTGATCAAGGCCCTGGCCGCCTCCTGATCCGGATCCGCCGTCCGCATCGGAAAACCAGAGCCACGTGGCAGGACTCAAGAGAGACTCGGCGAGCGGAGCATTCCAACACCGGAGTGGGGggcgggggtggggggtggcTAAAAAGGACAGGTGTGGGAAGGGGACGGGGGAGCGACGGACGCGATCCGGACTCCCGCGTTTGTTTGTGCTCAGAGACAGCTTTCACGGTTGGACatgtatcaaaaataaaattaaaaaaaattacaattatgtTTAGGGCCTAGGTGATGTATTTTGCTGTTAACATGTATTAGAATTACAACTTAGGTTTTCTCTCCATaatatatatccttttttttcttctttttttttctcctcgaCAGATCCTTTAAGTAACCGCGTAGTCGGATTACTACTTGTTAAAGTTTTTACAAATCTCTCCCGCTTTTCTAATCACTTCAACAGTAGATTCAACGCGCTTACACTTCCAGGCGTCCGACATTTTTCTGCAGAACCGCTCTTTGCTGACCAGAAACCGAGCAAAGGCTGTTTTagcaaagtattttttttttcatttcttttctctcAGATCCTCTTCTCTCAATGTTTACAAAGAATACCAGACGAAGCAGGCGCTCGCAGCTCAACAGAATGTAGTCGTGTTCTTCCTGTCCTCGCAGGGACAGGAAACTGTTCTATATTTAAAAGGTcgatccttttttttgtttgttttctttctttctttttttttttcttctctgactGACTGATGTTTCCTGAGCATGCGTAAACAGTTAGTCACTCGCTAGCTGGGATGCAGGAGACCTAAACCGAGGGGTCCTGACTGTCCTGACTGCTTTCTGATTTCTGATTCACGCAGCTTGATTGTCGGCAATCATTTTCATAAAGCTCGGCTttacgtgtgcgtgtgtgttttgccTCGGTGTCGAGCTTACACAGCTAACTATTTTCAACTCTTGGGATTTTGTTGCGCTTGGTACTTCGATGTTGTGAGCCatcttttgagtgtgtgtgtgtgatttgctGCCTATCAAACAGTTGTTAAGTTTTGTActtattttatctaaaaaaaaaaaaaaaaaaagaactccgCCGGTGGTCTTTTTTTACAGGAGATTTGATGACATCGTTTCACAAGCGCCTGCGTCCTTCGCTAGTTTTTCCACCGGATGTTTCCCTCCCCCAACAAACGCTCTCTCCGATGATGACGTTCGTATTGTTCAGCGTAAAGTGTCAGGAGGTTCAGGACTCGTCTTCCTGTTCTAATCGAGCCTGCTTTCGTTCTCCCACACCAGATGTGTTGAAAAATcattatatgtattattattattattattatttcacaaggtgtgtgtgtgcacgagtcCCTCTGGATTTACTGTCGTTTACACGAGGCTGCAGGTTCAAAAGCGCCGTAATCAGGTGCCGAGGGTCGTATCGGAGGAGGAGCGCGGCTGTAATTAGTGGTGCTCAAAGTTCCTGTTTTGTTTCTGCGTGTCGGTTGAGACGTTATAAGGACTGATATTCAAAACCTATAGTGAATAAAAGgatgtttttctgtgtgtgtgagagatcagTTACTCAGAGAGGccttcttcttgttctttttcttcttcctgggGAACATCAGCCCTCACTGATTACTTCCCCAGCTGCAGGGAGTTGGATCAGGAAAGGGGTGAGGAATAGGGGATTTTTCATGCAGCGAATGGAAAAAGCGCTTAGCAGTCAAGTGAGTCAAGGGTGAACCCGGGGTCCAGAGCGAAATTTGATCtggaattatatattttaaaaaaaaagtaacccgGGGTCTAGAGGTTGGGAACGAAGCAGATGGCGTGgtcgtgtttttgtttttcattttcggTTATGTGAATAATgatacagaaaagaaaaaaaaaaaagtgccttcATTGTTGCTGCTCCTAACCGAAAAGGCTTAGCGTtcctgtgtgtgcgcgcgcgcgcgcgcattCTCCCAGCTTACCGCACCTTGTTATTTGAGTATTGCTTTGCATGCGTGTAATCTGTCCCCGATGTGATTTTCTGCATCCGGCTTCCCGGTTCTACtccacagtatatatatatatatatatatatatatatatatatatatatgtgtgtgtgttttttgtttgttcccCCCCCCTCCAAGATATGTATCTGCTCGTTCATTTGCATGGTATGAAGTGACCTTATTTTACAGCTCTATCACTTGCCATAATGGTtagctcttcttcttcttcttcttttgtggCTGCGCCAATGTACAGTTTAATTTATAAATCGGGAGTGTCAGACgattcttcgtttttttttttttttttcctagtcgTTAGTGAATGACttactatgatttttttttctttttttaaaaaggatattTAACGCTGTAATTTTCTTTCTAATGCTGTCTAATCTACTAATGTACACTCTGTGAAATaagagacgtgtgtgtgtgagagagagacggagccTTGGAGGGGAATGGCACGCCCGTATTGATGAGCGAGTGATTAAGGATTAAGTCTTTGCTTTCTTGATGGTTGCCAACACACAGAAGGTGAAAATGTGTAATAACACGTTGATCCATACAGATCATGTTTCACACTCCACACCGTGTTGGTCCGGATCAGATCGTATATTATTTGTAAATTGattagaataattttttttataataataataaaatctcacCACTAGGCCAGATCTTGTctgttacagtacatgatgtgattttattatttttttttttttttttttacatccagtTCTCATGATAAACCCCAGGTTCTCCAGCCGTTCTCAATCCTCTTTAAAGATTTCAACACTCAATGATTCCTGGACGGACTCGAATCAAAACCGAGCTTCAaccatgtattattatttttcactctGAACTGTTTGGGGAACCCCGATTCTTCCTGACCCTGACTGCACGTTCTGATCGAGGCGATTGAGAGACGAtgctgtgaaaagaaaaaaaaggaataaataaattgaaaaaaaatcattgtaatTATATGCTCACTATCTACATGGACTCGTCTTCATATCTAATAGAAGTTTATTAGACTGTGCAAAGGAAGTAATAAAGTACATAAAACCAAACGCTTtctctttttgtgtgtttattatttttttaatttgttggtctgagtgagagagagcgagagctgTTGGCATCAGTGTGTTGAAGTGGATCCAGATTATTTTTATCTGGTTTCGAGGcagggaaaaagaaaatcacgTCTGATTTAAACGCTGATTTGGTTGTTTTAAGTGAAATTCCAGTCCTCATAGCAGAAGTCAAAATAAACAGTGGAAACAAAAGGAAAAGCAAAACCAACTGTGAGACGTTCTCCCGCGCTCCTCCTCTCATTCTTTCCTCTTCAATTCAACATGTGCCTGTGTTCCTGCAAAAGAGACTCCACATCGTGTCTCAGCGGTCGGTTCAAAGGTCACAAGGAGCTGATCGGATCTCAGACGTCCACCTCAGACCTGCATTGTTTCACGGAGAAAAGTATCGATGGTACGTGACCTGCTCTCGACCTCGCTCCGTGACATCCAAGGGATTATTATGGGATACCTGGGAAACTGTGTGGCGTTTTCCCCTTAAGGTGACCTCTAACCCCGTGCTTTCATTCAACCTGGATGTTTTTCATCCGTCTGTCGTTCAACTGCTGTTTGGGATCTCTGAAAATGTAAAGCGCTTCACACAGATTCGGCTACGGGACGGTACAGCTGTGTACGCTGGGGTTTCTGTGGAACATGAAAGTGCAAAAAAGATGTCTTTGGCCTAAATCTGGACCACAGACTGATCGtatcgttgtgtgtgtgttctttgttTTCGTGTTCAGGTAAATTTAAGGAGGTTTAAGTAGCCTACAATTCCATGAGTGCATGCTTTCGCTGCTGTGCATGATCACACTCCTCTAATGAAGAGGTCATATTTCCACATTGAGAGTATGGCATAACTCCAGCGCTGTCTGCCAGTGATCCACACCcgctctgccctccggacctgtctgactcgtcctggtgtcccgcttctggttggagatcccGTCCCACAGaggccccgtgtggtctgcttgggaacACGTGTGGTGACTTGGGACAATTTCACTtgaccataaagacggttctgaaCTCGGCTGATGCAGTCAGATGTTCTCTGATCAcgtgtgactgcagtcgctcaatagttcaggataattttaaaataaattcacataattttgtacctgagcctccaataacaaacatggactccatattaacttaaagacatcaactgttatactgaacttccagcctcctaacacacagtatgactgcagatcaatccctgctatcatttatcacccagatgaggatgggttccctgtcacatatatatatatatatatatatatatatatatatatatatatttatttatttatttattatatttatttatttatttattatatttatttatttatttatttattatatatatatatttatttatttattatatatatatatatttatttatttattatatatatatatatttatttatttattatatatatatatatatatatattataattatttatttatttattttatatatatatttatatttattataattatatatatatatatatatatatatatatatatttatttattattattaaccttaATTCCATGTCATGGAGTTTAAAAAGTGTTCAATAAAACTCAGCCTTGTGAAAATTTTGGAAATTGTTCTTTTGTTCAATGAGCTACTGATTAAATTCATACCTTTTAAAGGGGGTGTACTTATTTATGCTgagcactgtatatatatatatatatgtgtatatgttcatgcagtatttattatatataatgtgtgtgtcgcatacacacactcagacatacAAAACGCAAAATATAAGTGCTGGACTTACAGGCCTTTTGCATTAGTAACCATGGCAACAACAGTTAGAATTTCAGAATGAAAATGCTTATgggttttttctctctttctgtatatatatatatatttattcctcTTGTAACCCTGTTAATGACGCATGAGAACAAGTGTAGTAATTGTTAATAATACATTAGTCATATCCATGCGAGTCATTCATTGTTCTCTTCAGGTTAATAAGCTCAAAAACACTTGTGCTTGGATaacatcaaggtaaaaagttttctcagtatgctggagccatgatcggactgctgCTATATAGCATGtctgaaaccccggcctcccaggaacttcttttaTGACCCAACCATGTGCTTGGAGTAAGGTCAGGACGGTACGGGGGATGTGGTGATAACTCCAAGCCGAGCTCCTGTAACAtgatgttggtgaatgattgtgtgtacagttcacacacacagatgcgtaGTATATAGATGTAgtgagctccgagccacctcaccCCGGATCGTCATGCACAGATGTGTGACCTTCCTTTAAATGGCTTCCCTaatgtagtgcactaaataaaatcagaagcggcagatgggtgtgtgtgtgtgtgtgtgagatatttatacactgtatacaTTTCATTGAACCCACACCAACACATGGGTTACACACACTAAACGTCTACATAAAAGAAGTACCCTATATGGTCAGATCACATGACACAGCTAATAAGCATATCATTCTGCTGAATTCTCCATCCTGATTGGTCGAAAAGGTGTTGATCAATTTTCTAACGGCTTCAGTAGAAACAAGTTGCTCAGCGACCCAACATGCATGAAAATGGCCTGTTTTAGAAGTACAATTCAGATGTCTTTGTGGACGTATTTAACATTTacgggaaggagtctccagtgtcggtgcTTTGTAACTGTATAAAAATTGTTAGTGATGAGGATTTTTCGCTTTCTGTACCAGttcaagattttttattttcttagatACAAAAGATAAAACTTGATGCATTTAATTTGAATGATTAAAATTTGTTATGCATTAAATAGATTCTTATTATTCGAATCTTATAAAAGCACTGTggaataagagaaataaaacgtagtgctttttttaaatgggaactgataataataaaacaaaaccctCCAGGGCACTAGCTCCGACTTGCTCCGAGCGACATAACCCCATGAATATGAATAAtgttgagggggaaaaaaaacctcagaCAAGCCGCCAAATAAGCTGTGTATGAACAGTGGAAGTGTGCCATCTACAGTACGCTTTCGAAAGTGCAGCCATGACGCTTCAAGTCAGTTTAGTTTTAACCTGCAGACATTTGATAGAATTCATTGTCACGCTGTATTAAACACCAGATTGTtctactaaaatgttgtttcGATTTTCCCAACACGTCCCTTCCCGAGCACATTAAAACGTCTGAGATAAACTAAAGAACACTGCTTTTCACCTTACAGTGGCACTTATCAAAGGGGTTAGGATATTTAACTTCAGCAATTGAGCTGTCAGctcaaaaaaaaatgggaaaaatggGCAAAGTGTAATGATCTGAGATATTTTAACCAGGGTTTAATGTGATGGCTAGCCAACCGGGTCAAAGCAACTCCAAAATGACATGTATTCTGGGGTGTTCCTGGTACAGTATGGACTGGTTGGTACATCTAGAAAATAGTCATCAGGTGTCcgaggctcactgatgcacatgaaAAGTGAGAGCTGGCCTGTCTTGTTtgatcccacagaagagctacAGTAGCACAAAGTCCTTAATAAGGAATGTTGGCTCTGATAAAAAGAGGTTAGACCATACAGAGCATCCCAGCTTGTCACATACGGGTCTAAACAGAAAATGGACACATGGAGCACTGGAAGAAGGTCTAATGTATCACAATGACGGCACCAGGATATTACTATTGGGAAAGCTTGGGTTCTGCTATTCGTGTGGACgttactttgacatgtaccacctacctaaacacaGAGTACATTATTTCCTAATAACAGTGGCCTcctccagcaggataatgcgccCTGACACTGGAAAAGGTTTAGAAATAgtttaacaaaaacatgaaagagTTCTTGGCTTCCagattccccagatctcaatctacTCAAACGTCTATGCCATCTGCTGGAAAAAAGTTCTGACCCATTTGAGGCTCCACCTCACAACTTGGCAGTCCCGGAGCTAGTTTGGAGTCGGTGCCTAATTCAAACCAGTTCTTTCAGACAGCCAGAGCACCGGTCCTCAGACAGAAAAACCGGTTCTATGGTGAAACCAACACTTTGTGGCTAGAACAAAGAACTGCTTCTGTCAGGGGCTGGTGCTGGGGTTATCACATCCAGCTAAAATTTTGTGTCCACCATCTTTAAGAAATGGTCTTAATATGTAATGGGCAGCTCAAATGCTTTTTAGTAAAGATCAAGCCAGGAGAACTGCTTGCATGACATGGATAAGAACAAAGCCAGTTCTTCCAAGGTTCGCTATTGAACCTGCTCTCTGACCTGACACTAGCACCAGACATGCCACTAGCGCAAAGTACTTAAAAGGATCCATTGGTGCCAGATTCCACAGTACGCCTTTAGCGCTTTTCATCACTTCTTTAATTAGAAAGgtgaagatttttctttttctagttGGGCGCCACTCCCTGTTTAACACTCATCAGCACTTTTCAAATCTCACTTAAGACTTTTAGCTGTTGAGGGAAAATAAAGTGTGAAAACATCAGCAACAACAGTAACGACACGATACACTAtctttcttaaagcacttttatTGAAACGACgctaaaatgtgtaaaaatcgTACGAATTTCAGTTTTCCAAAGAAGTTTGCCCATCTGCTCCCTCTAGTGGCGAAAACCAGAAACACTTCAAACCTGGTTTTAATACTGTAACTGTAGCACAGAACCTCGTTTATTAAATCTGCATACGGACAAATTTATGAGCAAATCATGAATCGCGCGAGCGTTAAGCTAGtttgtaaaaatacagtatataaaaatatatatagtgcatccggaaagtattcacagcgcatcactttttccacatttcatgtcatgtcacagccttattctaaaatggattaaatttattttttctttagaattctatacacaacaccccataatgacaacatggtaaaatttacttaagatctttgcaaatttataaaaaaaatatataaaaaaaacccctgagaaatcacatgtacatacagtaagtatttaCAGCCTTTGCTCAATATTgcacctttggcagcaattacagcctcaagactttttgaatatgatgccacaagcttggcacacatATCCTTGGCCAGGTTCACTCATTCCTCTTTGCAGCACTTCTCAAGCTCCATCAGGTTGGATGGGAAGCGTCGGTGCACAGCCATTTTAAGATCTCTCCAGAGATGTTCAATGGGATTCAAGTCTGGGCTCTGGCTGGATCACTCAAGGACATTCACAGAGTTGTCCTGAAGTCACTCCTTTGATATCTTGGCTGcgtgcttagggtcattgtcctgctgaaagatgAACCGTCGCCCCAGTCTGAGGTCAAAAGCGCTTTGAGCAGGTTTTCATCCAGGATGTCTCTGTACAATTCTGCAGTCATCTTTCCCTTTATCCTGACTAGTCTCCCAATTCCTGCTGCTGAAAAACATCCCAatagcatgatgctgccaccaccatgcttcactgtagggatGGTACTGTATTGGCCTGGTGAagcgggctgccatgtgccttttactaaggagtggcttccgtctggccactcctccatataggcctgattggtggattgctgcagagatggttgtccttctggaaggttctcctctctccacagaggacctctggagctctgacagagtggcCATCAgtttcttggtcacctccctgactaaggcccttctcccccgatcgctcagtttggATGGCCctccagctctaggaagagtcctggtggttttgaacttcttccacttatggatgatggaggccactgtgctcattgggacctttaaagcagcagaaacttttctgtaaccttctCCAGATTTGTGcatcgagacaatcctgtctcggaggtctacagacaattcctttgacttcatgctttgtttgtgctctgacatgaacggtcaactgtgggaccttatatagacaggtgtgtgtctttccaaatcatgtccaatcaactgaatttacca
Coding sequences:
- the nck1b gene encoding cytoplasmic protein NCK1 isoform X1 — translated: MTEEVIVIAKFDYMAQQDQELDIKKNERLWLLDDSKSWWRVRNATNKTGFVPSNYVERKNSARKASIVKNLKDTLGIGKVKRKTGMRDTASNAEADFYPDNGERLYDLNLPALVKFNYTAEREDELSLVKGTRVIVMEKCSDGWWRGSYNGRSGWFPSNYVTEDADGSASNDMMGLSEKLAAVVHSANGNRVLHTVQALYPFSSGNDEELNFEKGEVMDVLEKPENDPEWWKCRKADGQVGLVPKNYVTILQESQNSGSMAGPPTPDFDYIEPSGSGRFAGKEWYYGKVTRHQAEVALNQRGIEGDFLIRDSESSPNDFSISLKAQAKNKHFKVQLKDSLYCIGQRKFSSMEELVEHYKKAPIFTSEQGDKLYLIKALAAS
- the nck1b gene encoding cytoplasmic protein NCK1 isoform X2 yields the protein MDMANLFKHFFRIGKVKRKTGMRDTASNAEADFYPDNGERLYDLNLPALVKFNYTAEREDELSLVKGTRVIVMEKCSDGWWRGSYNGRSGWFPSNYVTEDADGSASNDMMGLSEKLAAVVHSANGNRVLHTVQALYPFSSGNDEELNFEKGEVMDVLEKPENDPEWWKCRKADGQVGLVPKNYVTILQESQNSGSMAGPPTPDFDYIEPSGSGRFAGKEWYYGKVTRHQAEVALNQRGIEGDFLIRDSESSPNDFSISLKAQAKNKHFKVQLKDSLYCIGQRKFSSMEELVEHYKKAPIFTSEQGDKLYLIKALAAS